From the genome of Altererythrobacter sp. BO-6:
CGCGTCTTCGTGATGGGTGAGGAAGTCGCCGAGTACCAGGGCGCCTACAAGGTCACCCAGGGCCTGCTCGACGAATTCGGGCCGAAGCGCGTGATCGACACGCCGATTACCGAATATGGTTTCGCCGGGATCGGCACCGGCGCCGCCATGGGTGGTCTCAGGCCGATCGTCGAATTCATGACCTTCAACTTCGCGATGCAGGCGATCGACCACATCATCAATTCGGCTGCGAAGACCAATTACATGTCAGGCGGGCAGATGCGCTGCCCGGTGGTGTTCCGCGGACCCAATGGCGCGGCCAGCCGCGTTGGCGCGCAGCACAGCCAGAACTATGGCCCGTGGTATGCCTCGGTACCGGGCCTGATCGTGATCGCGCCCTATGACAGCGCCGATGCGAAGGGGCTGATGAAGGCTGCGATCCGAAGCGAGGACCCGGTCGTGTTCCTCGAAAACGAGCTGGTTTATGGCCGCAGCTTCGATGTGCCGGATCTTGACGATTACGTGCTGCCGATCGGCAAGGCGCGGATCATGCGCGAAGGCAAGGACGTCACCATCGTCAGCTATTCGATCGGCGTAGGCCTTGCGCTCGACGCCGCTGCCCAACTGGCCGAGGAAGGCATCGACGCCGAAGTGATCGACCTGCGCACGCTGCGCCCGCTCGACAAGGAAGCGATCCTGACTTCGCTGGCCAAGACCAATCGCCTGGTCATCGCCGAAGAAGGCTGGCCGGTATGCTCGATCGCTTCCGAAGTGATCGCGATCTGCATGGAGGAAGGTTTCGACCACCTCGATGCGCCGGTGCTGCGTGTCTGCAATGAGGACGTGCCACTGCCCTATGCCGCGAACCTCGAAAAGCTGGCGCTAATCGATACGCCGCGGATCGTCGCGGCAGCGAAGAAGGTCTGCTACAAGTAGGCGATAAACGAAGGGGGCGATAACCGCCCCCTTACTCCCGGACTCTCTGGACTCACTCGTCGATCAGGAAGATCGGGCGCGAGAAGGTCAGCGTGGGCGATGCCCAGTTAACCAGCGGCACAACCGCAGGCGGTGTATAGGTCAGGGTTAGCGTCTTTTCGAATGTCCCGAACACGCGCGGGCTCGCCACTTCGGTGATCGTTGCTTCGAAACTGGCCTGCAAAAGGTAAGGTGCCCCTTCGCCCCTGGCTTCCGCCCAATCCTCGATCGCTTCGTCCGAGATTTCATTGCCCTTCTGATATTCCACCACAGCATAGCGGGCCGTTTCCGATGCGATCGAGCGCAAGGCATTCTGGGCCTGCATACCCAGGCCAACCTGGAAAACGCCGAACAGCATGGCGATTACGGCCGGTGCTAGCACCGCAAACTCGATAATCGTGGACCCGCTTTCATCGCGGGCGAGATGGTGCAGCGGCCGGTTCATGAGATCTGTACCCTTCGCGTCACTCGGAAGTTGATCGGGCCGCCGACACCAAACGAAGTCCAGGTGGGGGTGTAGGTATCGTTCATCTGGATAATGATGAATTCCGATACGACCGCGGTCGTCCCGCAGCCCAACGGGGTCAAGCGCAAGGTCGTTTCGGTGTCGCAACGATACCGCAGGCGCATCGTCACGTTTGCCGCGTCGAGCCCGGTCGAGGATCTCGATGATCGATTCCAGCGTTGCGCGATCGCTCGCTTCTTTCGGCGGGCGGGCGAGCACGACTGCGGTGGCCTCGGACGCCGCCGTCTGGAGTTCCGACTGGCGCGAGACGATCTTGCTGACTTCGAGACCACCCAAAGTCATGGTTGCGAGGATCGGCAGCACGAAGGCCGTTTCGATGGCAGCGCTGCCGCGCTTGTCGCGGAGCAGGCGTGCAAGAGGGCTACGGCGCGACATCAGCTGACCAGCCTTACGCGGGTTCCGCCGTTGCCGATGACGACATCATGCGTTTCGCCTGCCGGGCACAGCGTGGTCAGGTCTGCGGTGCCGCTGAGTTTCAGGGTCGAAGTCATGATCATCAGGCACTTCGCGGTTGCTTCCATGTTGCCTGCCAGCTGCATATCGCTCTTGGGCATGTAGATCACACCGTTGAGGTTGAAGTCCGCGCCGCCGGTCAGCTTGCTGCCGGCGTTGCCTGGCGAGGTTGGGTCCTCGAAGATCAGCATGCCCTCCATCAGGGCTGCGTCGTCTGCGCTGACCCCGGCCGCAATCAGTTCGAGCGCTGTCATCGGGGTGAGATACACTTCCGCGCCGCCATTGATGTCCACTTGGGCGCCGCCCTTGAGGACAAACATCACCCCGGTCCCGCGGAGCTCATTGCCGCCGTTGAGCTTCAGCCTGCCGCCGTTGATGACATAGATCCCGCCGGCCAGCGTGGTGTCGCAGCTCAGTTCGAAATCGGTGTAGGTGCCAGGCAGCAAGGCGCCGGACGAAGCGCTTGTTAGCGTCACATTGGTGTAGGACGTGACCAGAGTCTCGATCATCTGTTCGTAAATCTTGTCCGGCCCGCTACCCGAAACCTGGTAGGGGTCGCTGATGTTCTGCGACGTTCCATCGACCGGCAGGGACGTGAACGTCTGTCCCACGTTGGTTACCGTAGATGTCGTGCTGAGCTGCGCCCCCGAATAGGTGATCGTACCGGCATTGACGGCCTGA
Proteins encoded in this window:
- a CDS encoding pyruvate dehydrogenase complex E1 component subunit beta → MAIELKMPALSPTMEEGTLARWLKQEGDAIAPGDIIAEIETDKATMEFEAIDDGVLGKILVPEGTENVKVGAVIALIEGEGGAEAPAAETPAPAPAPAPAPAPAPAPAAAPAKPAPALAKSDPAIPEGTSFTSTSVREALRDGMAEEMRRDPRVFVMGEEVAEYQGAYKVTQGLLDEFGPKRVIDTPITEYGFAGIGTGAAMGGLRPIVEFMTFNFAMQAIDHIINSAAKTNYMSGGQMRCPVVFRGPNGAASRVGAQHSQNYGPWYASVPGLIVIAPYDSADAKGLMKAAIRSEDPVVFLENELVYGRSFDVPDLDDYVLPIGKARIMREGKDVTIVSYSIGVGLALDAAAQLAEEGIDAEVIDLRTLRPLDKEAILTSLAKTNRLVIAEEGWPVCSIASEVIAICMEEGFDHLDAPVLRVCNEDVPLPYAANLEKLALIDTPRIVAAAKKVCYK
- a CDS encoding TadE/TadG family type IV pilus assembly protein, whose product is MSRRSPLARLLRDKRGSAAIETAFVLPILATMTLGGLEVSKIVSRQSELQTAASEATAVVLARPPKEASDRATLESIIEILDRARRGKRDDAPAVSLRHRNDLALDPVGLRDDRGRIGIHHYPDERYLHPHLDFVWCRRPDQLPSDAKGTDLMNRPLHHLARDESGSTIIEFAVLAPAVIAMLFGVFQVGLGMQAQNALRSIASETARYAVVEYQKGNEISDEAIEDWAEARGEGAPYLLQASFEATITEVASPRVFGTFEKTLTLTYTPPAVVPLVNWASPTLTFSRPIFLIDE